CTGCAGCAGGAAAACGCTCACCTGCAGGCAGCGCTGGATGCCGCGCGCCGCGCCGAAACGCTCACCCGCAACCAGTACCAGGCCGGCACGGTCAGCTACCTCAATGTGCTGACCACGCAAAACAGCCGCATCGCCGCGGAAAACAATCTGTGGAGCATCAAGAACCGCCAGTACGCCAGCAGCGTGGCGCTGATCGCCGCCATTGGCGGCAAGTGGTAGCTTGCGGCCAACCTTGCGCGCCAGCCATTACGGCAGCAGGAGGCCCCTGAGCCGGCGTGCGGGCCGCCCTGAGCAACTGGTTCGCCACTCAGAGCATGTCGTGGCACCCAGCCAGACCATCGTGCCTCAAGCCGCACAGGCCGGGCAGGGCGCAGCGCTGGGCCGGATAGCGCTGTTGGACGAACTGCTCAACAACGGGCAACTGGCGCTGGCCACTGATGTGCCACTGGAAAACGCGCATGGCTATTTTCTGGTGCGGCAGCAGAAAGTGCGCCACTCGACGCGCACCAGCAATGCCGGCACTGGACACTGGAACAATGCCGGCGGCCGGTGCTGCCAGCGTAGTCTGTAGCTTTACTCGCCAAACAGCTGGCGGATCACCATGCCGAAGCGGGCATGCTGGTGGCACTCACGGCGGTAGAAATCCCGTTCCATCATCAGTCGTTCGATCAGGTCGGTCTGTTGGCTGTGTAGGTGATACAGGCGGCGATAGGTCGGCCATCGATCTAGTTCGGCAAATTCGATGCCCAGGTCGATTCCGGTACTGACATACAGTCGGGTGCCTTCGGCGTAACTGCCATTCCATGGGCCGGCACAACGCAAGGTGTTACCGGTTTCCAGCAACTGCAGCAACTTGATGGCCATCAGTGGCACAGCCTGCTTGCCAGCCTTCCATGCCTGCACCTAGGCAAGCTTCACGCCAAGCGCGCCGGCAAGTTGCTGCTCGCTGTGGCTGAAATGGAACAGACGGATGACTTCATCTGGCCAGATGCTGCGATCACTGCAATGGACTTTGAACTCTCTACGCATTTACCGCATTCCTCAGATTGATTCGTTGTGAAGGTGGAAGAGTGGCGAAAGCGAGGCCCGAATGCACAGCATATTTGACATAATAAACATTATGCGACGTAAACATTAAACCCCATGGGGGGCTTTTTCACCGGTTTGACCCGGTGCCGTCATCGTCGTCAGAACCACCAGACCGGCGATGGCCAGCGCGCCGATCTTTTTCCGAAAATCCTGCCAGAAGTCTTTCTTGGCTTGGGTTTTCTCGCGTGCGTAGTTGGTCGCAGCAATAATTTTGGCTACGCCAAACCCTGCTGATTCTCAAGCGTTACTTATCGGAAATAACTTATAGAACCCACGGCTTGGCTAAACGAGCATGTATAAAAACCACCATGTTCGGAGTTGATATGAAAGCCGTTCGATTTGTTGCTAGTCTGTTGCGTGCAGTTGGACGCATGCTGCAAGCAGTTCCCGATGTTCCTGCAAGCCACCACGCACGGCGATGCGCCGTACCGGACCACGATGCGTTTGCCAGGCTGGTTGCCGCCTGTGGTCACAACCCGGCCTTGGCGGAAGAACTTATCGAGCACGAATGCCGCTCGAACGGCCGCAGCTGCCGCTACCATGCGATCCTGGCAGCTATCGGCAGAATCCGGGATTACCGCCGTTATGGCCGGTTGCTGAATCCTTGATGGCTGTGGTCGGTTGCGGTGCTTGCAGAACAACGGAACGGCGTCGGAGTACGCCGGGAGAAGCCTGCGCGAATGCGGCAGGCAAAAAAATAACCTCCTGAATCGTCACGTCCAGGAGGCTTTGTAAGGTACGGCGCGAGGCCGCGATTCCGGCACTGTTGCGAGGAACGCTGCAGTAATCCAAGAACTGCTTGAATCATACGCGGTGGTGTCGCCCACGACTATTCGTAAAAATACCTATCCTTGTGCCGAGGCCTGTTTTATCGCTGACGCCAGTTCGTCAAACTTCTTCAATTCCTTGATTTTGCTGAACATTTCATCTGCTTCGACATAGTTGCGGCGCAGCATTTTCAGCCATTGCTTGATGCGGCTCAAGGCATAGTTGCCATTCTCCGCACGCTGCTGACATTGCGATGCCATATCCAGCAGCCACGGCAGCAGCTGCAGCCACGGCATTGGTGGCAACTCTTCGCCGTGCTGCTGCATATGCTTGATACGCAGCGCCAGGTCCGGTGCGGATACCAGGCCGCGCCCTATCATCACGGTTTCGCAACCGCTGACTTCGCGGATGGTCCGATAGTCGGCAACCGTCCACACTTCGCCATTGGCCACCACCGGAATCGCTACCGACTCGCGAATGCGGGCCAGCCATTCCCAGTGCGCGGGCGGCTTGTAGCCTTCCACCTTGGTGCGCGCATGCACGGTAAGCTCGTCGGCGCCGGCACTGGCAATCGCCTGGGCGCAAGCCAGTGTGAGGCTGGTATCTTCATAGCCCAGCCGCATCTTGGCGGTTACCGGTGTACTGGCAGGCACGGCTGCGCGCACGGCGCTGACGATGGCGTGCAGCACCTCCGGCTCCTTGAGCAGCACCGCACCCCCGCGATGACGGTTGACTGTGGGCGCCGGGCAGCCAAAATTCAGGTCAACGGCGGCCGCCCCCAGTTCGGCGGCGCGCACAGCGTTGGCCGCAAGGAATTCGATATCCGAGCCCAGCAGCTGCACACGCAGCGGCGTGCCACTGCGCGTATGCGAGTCATTGGCCAGCTCCGGCGCCAAGCGCTGGAACGTGCGCGTGGGCAACAGCGAGCTGGTGACACGCACGAATTCGGTTACGCACAGGTCAATGCCACCAATGCGCGTCAATACATCGCGCATGATGTCATCGACCAGCCCTTCCATGGGCGCCAGTACAATCTTCATGAAGCCAGCCAGTAAACAGGAGGCCCGAATTGTATACAAGCGAGTCCGCAACTACCACGCCCGACATCACCATACGTAGCGGCGACGAACGCGACGTGGATAATGTCTTGCCACTGCTGGTGGCCTATCGGCAGTTCTATGGCCTGGAAAGCGAGCTACCGGCACTGCGCACATTTCTGCTGCAACGCCTGCAGCAGCGGCAGGCCGTGCTGTGGCTGGCTTTGCTGGATGGCGCGATGGCGGGCTTCGCCCTGCTCTACCCGGGTTTTTCCACGCTGAGCCTGCAACGCCGCGACCTGCTGCATGATCTGTTCGTGGCACCACAGGCCCGCGGCATCGGCCTTGGCCGTATGCTGCTACAGGCCATACAAGCGGCGGCGCCTGCCGGCAGCAGCCTGTTTCTGGAGACCGCGCACAACAATCACACCGCGCAGGCGCTGTATCGGCAGACCGGCTTTGTTGCCGACCAGCACTTTGGCACCTGGGAGTGGACGTCGGCTTGACGAGCACTCGCAAACGGTAGAACCTCGCCGCCCTTCCCGCCGCTATACAGGAACATCATGAGCGACAAACGAGCGATCATTATCGACACCGATCCGGGGCAGGATGACGCGGTTGCCATCCTGTCCGCGCTGGGCGCCCCGCAACTGGACGTGCTGGGCATTACCGCCGTGGCCGGCAATGTGCCGCTGGCGCTGACCCAGCGTAACGCGCGCATCATCTGCGAATGGGCCGGACGCCCGGATGTGCCGGTATTTGCCGGCGCGGAAGCACCACTGCTGCGCCCGCTGATTACTGCCGAGCACGTGCACGGCAAAACCGGCATGGACGGCGTGCCGCTGCACGAACCGGACATGCCGCTGCAGCCGCAGCACGCCGCCGATTTCATCGTACAGACCCTGCGTAGCCGCCCGGCCGGCAGCGTTACGCTGTGCGCACTGGGGCCACTCACCAACCTGGCGCTGGCATTGCGCATGGCACCGGATATTGCGCCGCGCATCCGCGAGATCGTGCTGATGGGCGGCAGCTATTTCGAAGGTGGCAACATCACGCCGGCCGCCGAATTCAACATCTATGTCGACCCGCATGCCGCCGACGTGGTGGTGCGCTGCGGCGCACCCATCGTGATGATGCCGCTGGACGTCACCCACAAGGCGCGCACCTCGGCCGAGCGCATCGGCTGGCTGCGCGCCCTGCCCAACCGCGCCGGCAACCTGGCAGCCGACAGCATGACCACGCTGGAACGCTACGACGTACAGCGCTACGGCGAGTTCGGCGCCCCGCTGCACGACCCGACGGTGATTGCCTACCTGCTGCAGCCCGCGCTGTTCAGCGGCCGCCAGGTGAACGTCAGCGTGGAACTGGCCGGCGAGTTCACGCTGGGCGCCACGGTTATCGACTGGTGGGGCGTCAGCGGCCGTGCGGCCAACGTGCAGTACATAACCGAAATCGACGCCGACGGCTTCTTCCGCCTGCTGGCCAGCTGCCTGGGCCGGCTGCCATGAGCGAAACCACCCTGCCGTCCGGCCGCTATCAGCATTACAAGGGCAATTTCTACGAAGTGCTGGGCGTGGCACGGCACTCGGAAACCGACGAGCTGCTGGTAGTGTACCGCCCGCTGTACGGCGAGATGGGCTTGTGGGTGCGGCCACTGGCGATGTTTGTCGAACAGGTCGAGGTGAATGGCAGCCTGCAGCCGCGATTTCGCCGCCTTGATGACTGATCGCGCGGCATGCTGATTTTTCGTACCGACCAGTTCCCGTTGCCGCTGCCGGATGGGCACCGCTTCCCCGCCGCCAAGTACCAGATGCTGGCCGACGCCGTGCACGCCATTGCCGCGGCGCATATGACAACCGCACCGGCGGCCACGCCAGGCGAACTGATGCTGGCGCATGCGGTCAATTATGTTGCAGCCTTGTTCGATGGCAGCGTGGCACCCGACATCATGCGCGAGATCGGCCTGCCCTGGAGCCCGCAGCTGGTGCAGCGCAGCGCACGCTCGGTAGGCGCCACCATCGGCGCGGCACACAGCGCCTTGCAGTACGGTGCCGGCATCAACCTGGCTGGCGGCACCCACCATGCCGGCCATGCCAAGGGTGGCGGCTTCTGCGTATTCAACGACGTGGCCGTTGCCATACGCCTGCTGCAACAGGAAGGCCGCATCCGCCGCGCAGCGGTAATCGACCTTGACGTGCACCAGGGAAACGGCACGGCAGAGCTGTTTGCCGGCGACGACAGTGTGTTTACCCTGTCACTGCATGGCGAAAAGAACTTCCCGTTCCGCCGGGTGCCGTCTACGCTGGATGTGGGGGTTGCCGACAACACCGGGGATGGCGCTTACCTGCAGCTTCTGGATGACGCGCTGCGCACCCTGACAAGCAATGCCCAACCGGACATCGTGTTTTACCTGGCCGGCGCCGACCCTTACGAGGGCGATCGGCTGGGGCGCCTGTCGCTGAGCAAGGCAGGCCTGCTGGCGCGCGACTGCCGCGTGTTCGATCTGTGCGAGCAGCAACAGTGGCCACTGGCAGTAACGATGGCGGGCGGCTATGCCGTTCCGATCGGCGACACGGTGGACATCCACCTGCAGACAGTGCGTGAGCTGCTGTCGCGTCATCACCCGAAAGGAGGTTGATCTCATGGACCCTGTTAAAGCCACCTTCGCTGGCGGCTGTTTCTGGTGCACCGAGGCGGTGTTTCGCCAGCTGGACGGCGTAATCGACGTCGTGCCCGGCTATATCGACGGTCACCTGGAGGACCCGGACTACGAACGCGTCTGCCATGGCAATACCGGCCATGCCGAGGCGATCGAACTGACCTACCAGCCAGACCAGATCAGCTACCAGACTCTGCTGGAAGTGTTTTTCCTGACCCATGACCCCACGACGCTCAACCGTCAGGGGCATGATATCGGTACCCAGTACCGTTCAGCGGTATTTGCCCATGACCTGGCACAGCTGCAGCTGGCAAGCGATATGGTTGCCACGCTGGAAGCCAGCGGGCGCTACGAAGCGCCCGTCGTCACAGAGGTCAAGATGGCGCCGCGATTCTACCCGGCCGAACACTTCCATCATGACTACTTTTCCCGCAACCAGACTGCCGGCTACTGCCAGGTGGTCATCGCACCTAAGCTGTATAAGCTGCAAGAACAGCACCCGGAGTTGCTGAAAGCCTGAATGGCTGCGGGGTTGGCCGTGCGGCCAACCCCGTCCACCCCGCCCCACGCCCAAGGCGTGTTCACGGCCTGCGGCACACCAATCTGCGGTTAGTGCAGACAAACTCCGTCCGCCGCCGTTTTTGCCCTGTCTCGCGCCAGCTCGCGCGATCATGAACACGCTCTTCGGCTACAATGGCGCCATTGCTCGCGCCAGCCCGTCGTCATTTTCCGATGCCCGCCAGAAAAACCGAACAACTCTTCGCCAACATGCCTTCGCTACGCCAGTGGTGGCGCATGATCAGCGACCTGTCACTGCGGGTGAAGGCCAGCTTCGTGCTGCTGTGGCTGCTGCTGTCGCTGGCCATCCTGCTGGCCGCGCTGTTCCTTACCGAGGAAAGCCGCCAGCAGCAGTTCGAAGCCGCCACCCTGCACATCAAGAAAACCCTGGAAGAACGGCTGCTGATCTGCGAAACCGCCATCTACGGTTTCGCCGAACTGTCTGCGGCCAACCATGGCAGCGAGCAGACACGGCTGCGCCAGTTCGCCCAGAACATCGGCACCCGCTACCCCTACATCTATCTGATGGGCTTCCAGCCGCGGATCAACCTGGCCCAGCGCGACAATTTCGAGGCGGCAACCAGCTTCCACGGCCAGCGCCCGTTCTTCATCAAGGATTACAGCGGCCCGGCGCAGAGCAACTGGCGCGGTGCGCAATTCTGGCGGCCGGCGCCGGCGCGCCCCTACTACATCCCGCTGGTGGACCTGCTGCCGGCGCGCGCGGACATACGCAGCGAGCTGGCCGGCCTCGACATTGCCAACGACCAGATTCTCGGCCGCACGGTGCAGCAGGCCATCCGCAGCGGCGAAATCGAAGTCACCCCGCCGTACGCGCTGCAGGCCGGCGAGCACGGCTTCGGCTACCTCAAGGCGGTGTATGCCGGCGGCGCGGCGCCGGAAAGCGTGGCGGAACGGCAAGACAGCGTGGTCGGCATCATCATGCTGGGCATCCGGGCGGAAACCCTGCTTGCGGTGGAAGGCGACACCAATCGCCAGCTCAGTCTGCGCCTGCTGCCCAACAACCTGCAGTCGGCACAAGGCAATATCGGCGACCCCGGTGGCCCCGGCCGCGCCGCCTACGCGCCCAGCAACGGCAGCTGGCTGCGGCAGCTGCTGTTCCCGTCGCGGCAGATCCAGCTTTCCATCGAGCGCGACTACTTCCCCTACCGGCTGGAAGTCATGCGCGCCAGCGACGTGCCGCATGTGCCGCTGCCGCTGTACGGGCTGGCACTCGGCTCCGGCGCCTTCATTTCCGCCCTGCTGCTGCTGATCGCCGCCTCGCAGAACAATGAGCGGTTGCAAAGCGAGCACTACCACGAAACCCTGCACCGCGAGCGGCAGCAGGCGCTGGTAACGCTGGAAAGCATCGATGACGCGGTGCTGGTGCTGGATTGCGACTACCGCGTGGAATATCTCAACCCCAAGGCCGCGCTGCTGCTGGGCGTGGCCGCGCAGCAGGCGGCAGGCAAGCTGCTGGCCAATATCTGGAATGTGCGTTTCGAGCTGGCGCGCGAGGCAACGCCCGACCCGGTGGCGGCCTGCCGCCAGCTGCTGGATCGCGTGGTGCTACCGGAAAACGCCTACCTGCTGCGCCCAGACGGCCATGGTGCCTATATCGAAGGCACGGTGTCGCCGCTGCTGAGCCAGGACGGCACGCTGCGCAGCATCGTCATCACCTTCCGTGACATGGCGCCGCTGCGCCAGCGCATGGCCGAGGCGCTGGAGCGCAGCGAACAGCGGCTGAAACAGCACCAGGCCGAGCTGGCACGCGTGGCGCGTATCAACACCCTGGGCGAGATGACCTCCGGCATCGCCCACGAGATCAACCAGCCGCTGTCGGCCATCGTCAGCTACAACGAAGCCTGCCTCAGCATGCTGGAAGACGACGAACCGGACCGCATCCTGCTCAAGACCGCGCTGTTTTCCTCGGTAAAGCAGGCGCAAAGAGCTGGGCACATCGTCAAAAAACTAAGAGAATTCGTCGCCAGCAAACAGGCGGAGCTGACCGCGGTGGACGTCAACCAGGCGGTGCTCAACGTCATCACCCTGATCGAATCGGAACTGCGCGACCACGACGTCACGGTAAACACCGACCTGGCCAGCAGCCTGCCGCGCGTGCAGGCCGATACCATCCAGGTGGAACAGGTGGTGATGAACCTGTGCAAGAACGCCATGGAAGCGCTGATGGAAGTGCCGGGCGAGCGCCGGCTGTTCATCTACAGCGAGCCGCGCGGCGGGCGCATCCGGGTAGGCGTGCGCGACAACGGCCCCGGCATGTCGGTGGACACGCTGCAGAAGATCTTCCAGCCGTTTTTTAGCTCCAAGTCGCAAGGCATGGGGCTGGGGCTGACCATCAGCCACACTATTATCGAAAACATGGGCGGTGTGCTCAGTGCCGGCAATCTGGACACCGGTGGCGCCGAGTTCTACTTCGAACTGCCCATGATCAAGCCGCAAGGCGAACCTGAAGGAGCAAGCGTGTAATGCCAGCCATGACCCCGACGATTTTTGTCATCGATGACGACCCGGCCGTGCGC
This Vogesella sp. LIG4 DNA region includes the following protein-coding sequences:
- a CDS encoding ATP-binding protein, with product MPSLRQWWRMISDLSLRVKASFVLLWLLLSLAILLAALFLTEESRQQQFEAATLHIKKTLEERLLICETAIYGFAELSAANHGSEQTRLRQFAQNIGTRYPYIYLMGFQPRINLAQRDNFEAATSFHGQRPFFIKDYSGPAQSNWRGAQFWRPAPARPYYIPLVDLLPARADIRSELAGLDIANDQILGRTVQQAIRSGEIEVTPPYALQAGEHGFGYLKAVYAGGAAPESVAERQDSVVGIIMLGIRAETLLAVEGDTNRQLSLRLLPNNLQSAQGNIGDPGGPGRAAYAPSNGSWLRQLLFPSRQIQLSIERDYFPYRLEVMRASDVPHVPLPLYGLALGSGAFISALLLLIAASQNNERLQSEHYHETLHRERQQALVTLESIDDAVLVLDCDYRVEYLNPKAALLLGVAAQQAAGKLLANIWNVRFELAREATPDPVAACRQLLDRVVLPENAYLLRPDGHGAYIEGTVSPLLSQDGTLRSIVITFRDMAPLRQRMAEALERSEQRLKQHQAELARVARINTLGEMTSGIAHEINQPLSAIVSYNEACLSMLEDDEPDRILLKTALFSSVKQAQRAGHIVKKLREFVASKQAELTAVDVNQAVLNVITLIESELRDHDVTVNTDLASSLPRVQADTIQVEQVVMNLCKNAMEALMEVPGERRLFIYSEPRGGRIRVGVRDNGPGMSVDTLQKIFQPFFSSKSQGMGLGLTISHTIIENMGGVLSAGNLDTGGAEFYFELPMIKPQGEPEGASV
- a CDS encoding tRNA-dihydrouridine synthase; this translates as MKIVLAPMEGLVDDIMRDVLTRIGGIDLCVTEFVRVTSSLLPTRTFQRLAPELANDSHTRSGTPLRVQLLGSDIEFLAANAVRAAELGAAAVDLNFGCPAPTVNRHRGGAVLLKEPEVLHAIVSAVRAAVPASTPVTAKMRLGYEDTSLTLACAQAIASAGADELTVHARTKVEGYKPPAHWEWLARIRESVAIPVVANGEVWTVADYRTIREVSGCETVMIGRGLVSAPDLALRIKHMQQHGEELPPMPWLQLLPWLLDMASQCQQRAENGNYALSRIKQWLKMLRRNYVEADEMFSKIKELKKFDELASAIKQASAQG
- a CDS encoding nucleoside hydrolase — translated: MSDKRAIIIDTDPGQDDAVAILSALGAPQLDVLGITAVAGNVPLALTQRNARIICEWAGRPDVPVFAGAEAPLLRPLITAEHVHGKTGMDGVPLHEPDMPLQPQHAADFIVQTLRSRPAGSVTLCALGPLTNLALALRMAPDIAPRIREIVLMGGSYFEGGNITPAAEFNIYVDPHAADVVVRCGAPIVMMPLDVTHKARTSAERIGWLRALPNRAGNLAADSMTTLERYDVQRYGEFGAPLHDPTVIAYLLQPALFSGRQVNVSVELAGEFTLGATVIDWWGVSGRAANVQYITEIDADGFFRLLASCLGRLP
- a CDS encoding DUF1653 domain-containing protein — protein: MSETTLPSGRYQHYKGNFYEVLGVARHSETDELLVVYRPLYGEMGLWVRPLAMFVEQVEVNGSLQPRFRRLDD
- a CDS encoding histone deacetylase → MLIFRTDQFPLPLPDGHRFPAAKYQMLADAVHAIAAAHMTTAPAATPGELMLAHAVNYVAALFDGSVAPDIMREIGLPWSPQLVQRSARSVGATIGAAHSALQYGAGINLAGGTHHAGHAKGGGFCVFNDVAVAIRLLQQEGRIRRAAVIDLDVHQGNGTAELFAGDDSVFTLSLHGEKNFPFRRVPSTLDVGVADNTGDGAYLQLLDDALRTLTSNAQPDIVFYLAGADPYEGDRLGRLSLSKAGLLARDCRVFDLCEQQQWPLAVTMAGGYAVPIGDTVDIHLQTVRELLSRHHPKGG
- a CDS encoding GNAT family N-acetyltransferase, which codes for MYTSESATTTPDITIRSGDERDVDNVLPLLVAYRQFYGLESELPALRTFLLQRLQQRQAVLWLALLDGAMAGFALLYPGFSTLSLQRRDLLHDLFVAPQARGIGLGRMLLQAIQAAAPAGSSLFLETAHNNHTAQALYRQTGFVADQHFGTWEWTSA
- the msrA gene encoding peptide-methionine (S)-S-oxide reductase MsrA; amino-acid sequence: MDPVKATFAGGCFWCTEAVFRQLDGVIDVVPGYIDGHLEDPDYERVCHGNTGHAEAIELTYQPDQISYQTLLEVFFLTHDPTTLNRQGHDIGTQYRSAVFAHDLAQLQLASDMVATLEASGRYEAPVVTEVKMAPRFYPAEHFHHDYFSRNQTAGYCQVVIAPKLYKLQEQHPELLKA